Proteins co-encoded in one Ammospiza caudacuta isolate bAmmCau1 chromosome 16, bAmmCau1.pri, whole genome shotgun sequence genomic window:
- the CREBRF gene encoding CREB3 regulatory factor, translating to MPQPSVSGMDPPFGDAFRSHLFSEQTLMSTDLLASSSDPDFMYELDREMDYQQSSRDNLLFMEDCKDLENLESFTDILDKEAAFTSKWEQWDTYCEDLTKYTKLTSCDIWGTKEVDYLGLDDFSSPYQDEEVISKTPTLAQLNSEDSQPVSDSLYYPDLLFSVKQNPLNPLLPGKKMASRAAAPVCSSKNVQAEAALSDCAQKASKAGSQPASSTQIMAKTSVYSSEKVNIHVECKDYVKKAKVKINPLPQSRPVLSQAHADAAKENTCYCGAVAKRQDRKGLESPHAHSTTPGLPFKETQELLLSPPQESPGLAVGESSLSASASVSDSSQKKEEHNYSLFVTDTLGGQSAKAEPEEEEEDEDDIEDEDHDEGFGSEHELSENDDEEEDYEDDKDDDISDTFSEPGYENDSVEDLKEMTAISSRKRGKRRYFWEYSEQLTPSQQERMLRPSEWDRDTLPSNMYQKNGLHHGKYAAKKSRRTDVEDLTPNPRKLLQIGNELRKLNKVISDLTPVSELPLTARPRSRKEKNKLASRACRLKKKAQYEANKVKLWGLNTEYDNLLFVINSIKQEIVNRVQVPKDDRGINMEQKLNILIKDTLGLPVAGQTSEFVNQVLEKTAEGDPTGGLVGLRIPMAKV from the exons GACAGAGAAATGGACTATCAGCAAAGCTCCAGGGACAACTTGCTTTTCATGGAGGACTGCAAAGACCTTGAGAACCTGGAGTCTTTTACGGACATCCTGGACAAAGAAGCTGCTTTCACCTCCAAGTGGGAGCAGTGGGATACCTACTGTGAAGACCTAACTAAGTACACTAAATTAACCAGCTGTGACATCTGGGGAACAAAAGAGGTGGATTACCTGGGCCTCGATGACTTCTCAAGCCCGTACCAGGATGAAGAGGTGATAAGCAAAACACCCACACTGGCTCAGCTGAACAGCGAGGACTCCCAGCCTGTCTCAGATTCACTCTATTACCCTGATTTGCTCTTTAGTGTGAAACAAAACCCTTTAAATCCTTTGTTACCTGGCAAAAAGATGGCGAGCAGAGCAGCGGCACCGGTCTGCTCCTCCAAGAACGTTCAGGCCGAGGCCGCGCTGTCGGACTGTGCCCAGAAGGCCAGCAAGGCTGGCAGCCAGCCTGCTTCCAGCACACAGATCATGGCCAAGACCAGCGTGTACAGCAGTGAAAAGGTGAACATTCACGTTGAATGTAAAGACTAtgttaaaaaagcaaaagtaaaGATCAACCCCTTGCCGCAGAGCAGGCCGGTGCTGAGCCAGGCGCACGCTGACGCGGCCAAGGAAAACACCTGCTACTGTGGGGCCGTGGCAAAGAGACAGGACAGGAAAGGACTTGAGTCCCCCCATGCTCACAGCACAACTCCTGGTTTGCCTTTTAAAGAgactcaagagctgctcctcagccctccCCAGGAGAGCCCGGGGCTGGCTGTGGGGGAGAGCAGCCTCTCCGCCAGCGCCTCCGTGTCCGACTCCTCGCAGAAGAAAGAAGAGCACAATTATTCTCTTTTTGTAACAGACACTTTGGGTGGACAGTCAGCCAAAGCAGagcccgaggaggaggaggaggatgaggatgataTTGAAGATGAGGACCACGATGAAGGGTTTGGCAGTGAGCACGAGCTGTCTGAGAATGACGATGAGGAGGAGGATTACGAGGACGATAAGGACGATGACATCAGTGACACATTCTCAGAACCAG GGTATGAAAACGATTCTGTGGAGGATTTGAAAGAAATGACTGCAATCTCCTCTCGGAAGAGAGGCAAGCGGAGATACTTCTGGGAGTACAGCGAGCAGCTGACACCGTCCCAGCAGGAGAGGATGCTGAGGCCCTCggagtgggacagggacaccctgccCAGCAACATGTACCAGAAAAATGGCCTCCACCATG gaaaatatgcAGCAAAGAAGTCACGGAGGACTGATGTAGAAGACCTGACTCCCAACCCCAGAAAACTCCTCCAGATTGGTAATGAGCTGAGGAAGCTGAACAAGGTGATCAGTGACCTGACACCCGTCAGTGAACTGCCCTTAACTGCCAGACCCAggtcaaggaaagaaaagaacaagCTGGCTTCCAG GGCTTGTAGACTAAAAAAGAAAGCCCAGTATGAAGCCAATAAAGTGAAACTCTGGGGTCTCAACACGGAATATG ataATTTACTCTTTGTCATCAACTCCATCAAACAAGAAATAGTTAATCGGGTGCAGGTGCCTAAAGATGACAGAGGAATCAACATGGAACAAAAGTTGAACATACTTATTAAAGACACTCTTG GACTCCCTGTAGCTGGCCAGACGTCGGAGTTTGTGAACCAGGTGCTGGAGAAGACGGCGGAGGGAGACCCCACGGGCGGCCTGGTGGGGCTCAGGATACCCATGGCCAAGGTGTAG